A stretch of DNA from Phenylobacterium koreense:
AGAACGGCTGGAGCCGCGCGCGGGTGGACGGGCGGCTGAAGGTGCGCGAGCCCTTCACGTCCAACATCCTGACCAAGGTCGAGGCCGCGCCCTGGCCCTATGTGCCCGCCGACCTGCTGCCGATCTTCATCGCGCTGGGAGTGCGCGCCGAGGGGCAGGCGATGTTCTGGAACAAGGTCTATGACGGGGCGCTGGGCTGGCATGCCGAGCTCGGCAAGTTCGGAGCGCACGCCCTGCTCTGCGATCCGCACCGGCTGATCATCTTCGGCGGCAAGCCGCTGACCCCGGCGCGGGTGGAAAGCCCCTACATCATCCGCGTGGCGATCGCGCTCTTCATGCTGGCCGCCAGCATCGAGGGCGAGAGCACCATCCTGAACGCCAGCCCGATCCAGCGCGCGCACCCGAAGTTCGTCGAGAACCTGAACGCCCTGGGCGCCGACGTGAGCTGGGTGGTGGGGGACTAGGGCGTGTGCCGCCGGCCTTCCCGGCGGCCCTCGGCGTCTATGGATGGCCGGGACCTGACGGCCCGCCATGAAAAACAGAAGGCCGAGCTTCGTATGCGATAGCCCTGCCGTGGAAGGGCCAGCGAAGACGTTTAGGCCGCCGCGCGCTTGCGCATCGAGCGGACGCGGAAGCCGAGGACCAGCAGGGTGACGCCGAAGACGAGGCCGTAGGCGCCGAGCCACCAGGTCAGGACCACCGCGCCGACCATCGGGGCCAGGATCAGGGCCGCGCCGAACAGCAGCGAGACGATGGCCGAGAAGGCGAGCCAGCCGCGGCCGGCGACCGGCTCGCGACGGAAGACCGCCGCCAGCTTCAGGGCCCCGGCGATGATCGACCAGACGGCCAGGATCGCCACGAAGGTCACCATGCCCAGGCGCGGCATGAAGAAGAGCACCACGCTGGCGACGATATTGGCCACGCCTTCGAAGGCCAGCCAGCCCCAGGGGCTCTTCTGGCGGGCGGCCCTGAAGGCCGCGGCGATGGCCAGGAAGCCGTCGGCCATCAGATAGATCGAAAAGACGATCACCAGGGAAAGCGCCGTGGTGACCGGCGCCATCAGGGCCAGGATCCCGAACAGGATCCCGATCACGCCGCGCGCGACGATGGCCTGCCACGAGACGCCGTCGAACAGTGCGGAGAACGCCGGATTCGGCACATGCAATCTCTGATCTGCAGTCATGGCCCAGTCCCGTTTTGAGGGAAATTCCGCAGCCAAGCTCATAGTTCCCGAAAGATCCGAGATTCCGCCGCTCGGGTGATGCTAGGAGGGGCGCGTGATCAAGCCGTCCCTGGAAGGCCGCCGCGCCTTCATCCTCGAAAACACCCGCCTCCAGCAGCCGCCGCACACCCCGGAGCTGACGCTGCACCTGGCCGACGAGGTCACGCCGATCTGGCGGATGACCGAGGAAGCCCTGGCCGAGATCGGCTTGCCGCCGCCGTTCTGGGCCTTCGCCTGGGCCGGCGGGCAGGCCCTGGCGCGCTACATCCTCGACCATCCGGGCGAGGTGGCCGGCAAGCGGGTCATCGACTTCGCATCGGGTTCGGGCATCGTCGGGATCGCGGCGATGAAGGCCGGGGCCGGCCATGTGCTGGCGACCGACATCGACCCGTTCTGCGGGGCGGCGCTGTCGCTCAACTGCGCGGCCAACGGAGTGAGCATCGACTTCACCGACCAGGACCTGCTGGACGCGCCTGCGCCGGAGGCCGACGTGATCCTGGCCGGCGACATTTGCTACGAGAAGCCGCTGGCCCAGAAGGTGATGGATTGGCTGGCCCAGGCGCACGTGCGCGG
This window harbors:
- a CDS encoding HdeD family acid-resistance protein; its protein translation is MTADQRLHVPNPAFSALFDGVSWQAIVARGVIGILFGILALMAPVTTALSLVIVFSIYLMADGFLAIAAAFRAARQKSPWGWLAFEGVANIVASVVLFFMPRLGMVTFVAILAVWSIIAGALKLAAVFRREPVAGRGWLAFSAIVSLLFGAALILAPMVGAVVLTWWLGAYGLVFGVTLLVLGFRVRSMRKRAAA
- a CDS encoding class I SAM-dependent methyltransferase → MIKPSLEGRRAFILENTRLQQPPHTPELTLHLADEVTPIWRMTEEALAEIGLPPPFWAFAWAGGQALARYILDHPGEVAGKRVIDFASGSGIVGIAAMKAGAGHVLATDIDPFCGAALSLNCAANGVSIDFTDQDLLDAPAPEADVILAGDICYEKPLAQKVMDWLAQAHVRGARVLIGDPGRSYFPRVGLEKLAEYRVPTTRELEDSEVKKTAVWTLPA